AAACTAATtcctcttcccttttttctcggGTTTATAAGGCTAAATACTTTCCTAATAGGGATTTCGTAAATGTTAAGGTAGGCAAGAAAGCTTCCTTTGCTTGGAGGAGCATAATGGCAGCCCAAGACCTAGTCAAACAGGGTTTGAGATGGCAGGTAGGAGATGGTCATAGTATACGGGTATGGCAAGATTAATGGCTCACTACCCGGAACACTTATAGGGTTGTCACTCTAGAAAGGCCTGGAAACCAAATTAAAATGGTTTGGGGCTTGCTAAAAGATGAAGCAATGGAGTGGGACATAGAACTAGTAAGGGGTCTTTTTCTACCCCAGGATGTAGAGGTGATCCTTAGTATCCCCATTAGTGAATCGGTTGCAAAAGATAGAATGGTATGGGCTGAAGATAAGAAAGGTAAATTTACCGTTAGGATTGCATATAGGCTGGCTCGCGAAATTGAGGCAGAGGGTGGTAACACCGGTTGCTTGGACCCAACGAAAATGCATGGAGTGTGGCGAGGGGTGCGGAGTATGAACCCATGAACTGCAACTAGACATGGACTATTGGACTCATCCCATTGTTGGATATTTgacacctaattaattattttctaatattggacATCATCAGTGAATCGATTGCAAAAGATAGAATGGTATGGGCTGAAGATAAGAACGGTAAATTTACCGTTAGGATTGCATATAGGCTGGCTCGGGAAATAGAGGCAGAGGGTGGTAACACCGGTTGCTTAGACCCAATGAAAATGCATGGAGTGTGGCGAGGGGTGCGGAGTATGAACCCATGAACCGCAACTAGACATGGACTATTGGACTCATCCCATTGTTGGATATTTgacacctaattaattattttctaatattggacatcactcaatatacataataataacgtATTAACTTGCCatttaatcaaagctatcatgctaagcatattatttatttatttcaaccattatcatgattctaagactttggattttatctattttgtaggcttaaaaatacacTGGTAGTCATTGGTCTATGCGGCCCAATGTCGAGTTCCGGTTTGACCTCCCCAAAACAAATCCGGGCCTAGCAAAGTCACACCTCCAAAGGCACATGGCTACGCGCAAAAAACCGCCCCCGACAGTAATGTTATTctagtaatgttatttgtattttttgaaaatacgtgtgggtgaaaaagtgtgtgaaaatacgtgtaatgttgtttaaacactggaaactattgtttaaacaatagtaaTAAACGGCCCTATAATATCTTAAAACACTTCAAAATTAAGCGCTACATTAATTTGGACCGTTCGATGAACACGGATTTCATTCAAAAATACAATTGATCCTCAtaacaatcaaaacaaattgCTAATCATCCGATAAAAAGAACAACCCACTTCAAATTGTAACCTCTAATATGCATTCTCACATATTATGTCATAAACCATGTAATTATGAttacttaattttgattggtctTGTGTTGAGTTTTccatgaaatttgaattttggcaTCTTTCATCAACTTAAAGCTCAGTTTAAACGTGCTTGAGAATAGAAACAAGTTCAAAACTCTTGAAGAGATGAAAAGGAGGGAAATTTAACCCTCTAATCCATGAGAGAAATTAATGTTATTCTAATGATCAGAGTTTAAACAATAAATATGCACCATGAAAAGTGATTACaaatgaagttttacaattttaagTAAATAGTTAGATACAATCTCCCAATGTCCAAAAACgtttaaatatcaaaaattaattatgcaTATTCTTGCCTGTGATTCAGTTGAGCAAGTGTCTATTAAAAACACTAAAACCATCGGAGGACAATAACTTTTTGTGACAGTCTCTTAACCCCTGATGTCTAATGAATAATGTCTAAGGAATGACTAACGAAAATACCACAAATGCATCCCCCACTAGTTTCTCCATTGTTTCTTTTTAACTCTATATAAAAGTACAGTTTACACTCTCAAAATAAGGATTGCTTTTAAATCAATTCATCAACtttcaaaacttgcaatttacAAGTTGATATTATAATGATATCAATATGCCCATTTTGTTATGACATGTAACATTTTCACCACTACTAGTCCATCCAAAAAAGTTGTGTTTCTAATTTCTATTCAAAATGTTATTATAATGGATGTTGACAAAAGGGACACTTTTGATATGTATATTCTATATTTATCTATCTCtatctatatttatatctattttatattaaaaaaaaaaaagaaaaaatctatatttatttctaatataaaatgcttaaaaaaaaaaattgtcatctAAACTTTTAAtgctcataattttttttggtcatttgtaGAAGTTTCTTATGTTATTATtctaatatatgtgtgtgtgtgtgtgggggggggggggggggtatttcAAATTGTATAAGAATTCCCTACAAAATCTCATTTTTACATTCTCTATTACAATCATGCTACATTATATTTGTATGTAGAATAAATAATgtcatatataaacaaaatcataattCGAATTCCCTTACCCATCCTTATAAccatcaaattatatatatatatatatatatatatataatcctaaaaaaattatataataattattaaaatccATAAAGAAGATCATATTTTGACTAGTTGATATAATAGCAGGGATAtaaattgcaatttttctttATCAGACGTGGAAGGAATCTAAAATTGCAAgacttgataaaaaatgaaaaaaagaaagcttcAAGTTTCAAACCCTTTGAAACTTTTTATATATCTTAGGAGATACATATAAAAAACTAAAGACtagtatttataaattaaaaaaaaaaaaaattatggtctGATTTGGTCTTATTCAGTGCACtatggtcctattcggtccactttggtcatGTTCGGTCCACTCAGTTCTATTCAGTCGTCAAATTCTGTCCACTTCGATTATATTCGGTCCACATTAGTACTACTCGGTCCACTTCGGTCTCATTTGGTCCATTCTTTtcactttggtcttattcagtcCCATTCGGTCCATGTTAGTCTTATTAAATCCACTTCGGCCCAATTTCatcctattcagtccattcagTCTACTTTGGCCTTaattggtcctattcggtctatTTGTCTACTTTAGTCTTCTTCGGTCTAATTTAGTCCTATACGGTCCACTTTGGTTTTATACGATCCATTCTGTCGattttggtcttattcggtcctaTTCAATCAATTTCGgttcactttggtcctattcggccCAATTTGGTTCCTATTTCGTCCATTCAGTCAACTTTGGTCTTTTTCGATCTTATTCAGTCATTTTTGGTCCTTTTTATCCACATCAGTTCATTTGATCCAAGTCGATCTATTTTTGGACACTTCAATGCATTTAAGTCTATTTTTTATGCACTTATATAATGGGAAACAcatccaaaattatttttaaaaatataaaactcaaACTTATAATGTTTACCGTAgaattttggtccatttcaaTTTGGCTAAATTTAAGtgaaattttttctaaatataagtGCAATGAATATGCAAATGTAATTTTTAAACCAATCACTCATTTATTTAAAtctcattacttttttttttcttttttacaaaaaaagtcatcacttttaaatgaattgcaCGATATTGATTAAACCTtaagccatatatatatatatatatataaatataatttgggCTTAGAAGTTGTGGTTGTGCCAAGTGGTTGCTCtcattaattagtaaattaattatatatttttcattaggATGTATTTCCTtgattaagggataatatttaacaactgTTTAATTAggtaaaaatttatcatttaaatttctttttttgaggaaacaataatacttattagaacatacAAATATGAAAGtagtatatagagttttttaaacaagcttataatatattacataaccagaataccactataaaagggccTAACATTTGCAGTAGTAGTTTAGGGTTATAAATTCTATTGAAACtaaaaagtttattataaaaaatttctaaacttgaATTTTACACAATAACTCACATTCtcgttcttaaaaaaaaaaaaaaaaaaaccattttgactaagggataagatttaacaataatttaaattatattcaaactaaaagtctattatcaaaattttataaacttaaatcccacacgacccatgtttttgtttttgtttttttcctcaagttgcatgattcaacaataatttaaagcaaatttaaattatattcaaactaaaagtttattattcaaattttctaaacttaaaacCCACATGAcccatgtttttgtttttgtttttttccctcaagttgcatgatttaacaataatttaaaacaaatttaaattctattcaaactaaaagtctttTCTTAACTAATAAATCATCCTTATAATTAAATCTCACACAATACACCCCACATtgttgtatcttttttttttttttttttcaaaaagcaacTTATGCTTatgttttaatataataaattcatcttacttATTGTTCTTTACTTATGAATTTGCATACAGAATATAATGCCAAAGGAAGTTTActataaagaagcaaaacaatGGACACCCATTTAAGTTATTggtttttttatgtaattttttatttatttttttatattctcaaattttgaactattttttgtatgttttgatttttggttctgattattgtatttaatttgtgaatgtgttgatttttttcaattagacTATCACTAGGAAAAAATTGGTATTGAggaactattttgtttattattgtttgtgCTAACTAGGTAATAGATTAAACATAACCTAAATAGAAATGATCAAACTTATTATGTATCTCCTATTAAACAATTAACATAAAACAcaaagagaattttaaaatataaaaatagacaAACACCAGTAAAGTTTAAAGTCTAAACAATCAAaacttaaagtaatttttttattaaaattatttatttattttataatttataattatttattaaataatttagttttaattattttaaaatttttgagcttataaatttttatcaaGTCATTCGCACAGAAATAATACTAGtcctagtatatatataaagcttcAAGacttcataaaaaaagaaaaaagaaaaagggtttcAAGTTTCAACGGCTGAGACGAAGAGTTTGGTTTGGCCACAGGATTAGATAATCCAACGGCTAAAGAGAAACCCTAATCGCACATAGAATAAGGAAGAGAAAAGATTTTACTACTTAAACCAAAGTAGGCCAAATAACTCTTCCTCTTTCGCTTTCGCTCTTCACTCTCTTCTTAGCTACTGGTATAATCTCTTGCTCCCTCTCTGTGCTCACAGTTCTGTAATTtcgtatttttattttgtgcttaACTGTGATTATTGATTGTGATTATCTAATAATTGGTTAAAAATATTGATCTGCTTCACCAtctgtgtttgttttaattgacTGCCTAACTTTTCAGCAATCCATGCCTTAAGTCTTCTAAGTggtttttttagataaaaaggaaaagaaaaattgaaggggggtttatttttatttttagaatttatcaTGAAGTTTGAAGAGAATTACTGTACTCAAAAGTCAAAGATAAGAAATCTTTAGCTGAATATATTTAGAACAAGGTTTCTCGTAATCAAACGGTTGGATTGCATGTTTTCTATGTTTTTAACAGTCACCCatgtcaaatttcgttcaaatcggatgttatttagaTCAATAACttataaaacataattttatatcacaaaaaacttgaaatttaaacatttgattgatgacatagtggtTGATCTTGAAAtgttgcaagcatggaggatataataAGTACATGCAATCTAATggttatattatcaaaatttacatctaataaaaagatatagagAGAGTTTGAAGGGCATctctttttctaaaatattaggAGAGAAATGGTAGATTTTCTATGTAAAAGAAGTCTATATAGAGATGGTAGATTTTCTACGCAGAAGAAGTCTATTCTCTCAAGTAAAGGTTTTCCTTATTTATTCCGTTGTCGTCCAGCGGTTAGGATATCTGGCTTTCACCAGGAGACCCGGGTTCGATTCCCGGCAATggaattattttatatgttgaaGTTCTATTTTTGATTTCCAAAACTCACTAGGATCTTCCATATAACACAAAGATCTTTGTATTTCTCAATAAAAGTTCatacttatattaaaaaaggtTTTCCCTGGTACCTGTTAgatgttttagtatttttattttaagtttgtaaagcttttgttttaaaatcttttttggagaaacatttCTTGAACAGAAATTCTTTTTTGTGGATAAATCTGCTTGTTCAATGATGTTATGAgaggcaatttttattttgtgtttaattgtATTATCTTAtagaatttttgttgttagggTTGGTATAATAATGGTAATTGTGCTTTTTTTTGGAGTGATATCATGCATTTGATTTTAGTTAGCTAGTAATTGATCTAggatttaatcatttaaataaCCTTGTATTGattagaaattaaattttatttgtttcatttattgATACATGATAATTTAATATGTTCCTTGCTTGCTATTTGTTCTGATGAATTAACTTTTTGCTATTTACTTTAGCTTCTTGCTCAGATTTTAGAATGGGTAAGGAGAAGGTTCACATTAGCATTGTGGTCATTGGCCATGTCGACTCTGGAAAGTCGACCACCACTGGACATTTGATTTACAAGCTAGGAGGGATTGACAAGCGTGTAATTGAGAGGTTCGAGAAGGAGGCTGCTGAGATGAACAAAAGGTCATTCAAGTATGCATGGGTTTTGGACAAGCTCAAGGCTGAGCGGGAGCGTGGTATTACCATTGACATTGCACTGTGGAAGTTTGAGACTACTAAATATTACTGCACTGTCATTGATGCTCCTGGACATCGCGATTTTATCAAGAACATGATTACCGGTACCTCACAGGCCGACTGTGCTGTCCTTATTATTGACTCCACTACTGGTGGATTTGAAGCGGGTATTTCCAAGGATGGTCAGACTCGTGAGCATGCTTTGCTTGCCTTCACCCTCGGTGTCAAGCAAATGATCTGCTGTTGCAACAAGGTAAATTTCTTACCTTGTAATTTCATACATAGCAATAAGTTCTttactgatttttattttgtcttcgTGTTAGATGGATGCAACAACCCCAAAATACTCCAAGGCAAGGTATGAAGAAATCGTAAAGGAAGTTTCTTCCTATCTTAAGAAAGTAGGATATAACCCTGACAAGATCCCCTTTGTTCCTATTTCTGGGTTTGAGGGTGATAACATGATTGAGAGGTCAACCAACCTCGACTGGTACAAGGGCCCTACCCTCCTTGAGGCTCTTGACTTGATTTTGGAGCCAAAGAGGCCCTCAGACAAGCCTCTCCGACTTCCACTTCAGGATGTCTACAAGATTGGTGGTATTGGAACTGTCCCTGTGGGGCGTGTTGAAACGGGTGTGCTCAAACCAGGTATTGTTGTTACTTTTGGCCCTACTGGGCTGACAACTGAAGTTAAGTCAGTTGAGATGCATCATGAGTCTCTCCTAGAGGCTTTGCCTGGTGACAATGTTGGTTTCAATGTGAAAAATGTTGCCGTCAAGGATCTCAAACGTGGGTTTGTGGCATCCAACTCAAAGGATGATCCTGCAAAGGAAGCTGCTAACTTCACCGCCCAGGTCATTATCATGAACCATCCTGGCCAGATTGGCAATGGTTATGCGCCAGTACTTGACTGCCACACCTCCCACATTGCTGTgaaattttctgaaattttgaCCAAGATTGATAGGAGGTCGGGCAAGGAGCTTGAGAAGGAGCCCAAATTTTTGAAGAATGGAGATGCTGGTTTTGTTAAGATGATTCCTACCAAGCCTATGGTGGTGGAGACTTTCTCTGAGTACCCACCGCTTGGACGATTTGCTGTGAGGGACATGCGTCAAACTGTGGCTGTTGGTGTTGTCAAGAGTGTGGAGAAGAAGGATCCAAGTGGTGCCAAGGTCACCAAGTCTGCTGCTAAAAAGAAATGAGTGTTTTATTTTAGGAAGTCAATAGCAAAAGAAATGGGTTGGTTTTGTGGCTTTTGTTATTGCAGCCTCTTATATAGGGGCCTTGACTGCCTGGTGGTTTTGAGCACCCAGGCCACCTGGGTGGCTTGACCGTCGGTGGCAAAAGCTGCATCTATCTGGTTGATGCTGTTTTTAGTAGTATAGAGCTTCATAGTTGCAAGTGAGAGAACAAATTGGCATTTAATTTGATTTCCAAATTGTtggtttttaaatgtatttatgAGACTCAAATATTTTACGTTTGAAATGTCACCCCTAAGTAGTGGTGATATCTCATATCTGTGGggactttttgttttgttttgttttttccttccaaaaaaggaaagaaaaaaaaaacaatattgttTCTCTTTCGGTTTTTGGGCTTTGCATTATTTCAATAAGAGGGTTCATACGTTTCTGAGGGCAGAATTCTGTCCAATTAATTAGGCACGCGGGCTCATGGATACAAtggaaattgtaaaattttctagTAGGAGACTGTGTTCCCTTTGTTAGGAGCTACACAGGGAATGTTTACTTAAGGAACTAGATTGCAAGGTCTACAATAATTTATGTCCTGTAATTCAATAATTTGCGTCTCCTACAAGGTCCATATCTGCTCTAGGCAAGAGTTTTATGGCCGTTTGCCATTTCATTTCTGTAGTCCCCCCCAGCTGCCAGACATCTTTTCTATGTTGAGCAAGATTAGAAAGGCGATCATCTGTTCATGTACGGTGAAGTGATTCGGGGTCTACAAACAGTTGCCAATCTGGTGAGGTGATTTCTTCAAACAGTTGCCAATGGCCAATTCGATTTACATCTATTGCACCCTGTTGTCAGGTGGTTGGTTGAACTTCCCAAGGGTGACATCTTGCCACGAATGGAAGTGATGAAACAATCTACGAGCAAATCCTTGGAAAcagatttgcaaaaaaaaattgtggtagACTGTCTTGAAGCTCGATGTGGGGTTGGGTTGGGGGGGTTGGTTGGGAAGAGGAGAGCTTGACCTTGCCTTGCTATCTTCGGTGAGCGCCAAGGACAATTTAATTAAATGTAATACTGTGTTGCTCGACGCATTTTCGTCACCTTAGCTAGGTGGAGAGGTGAGTGCCAAGAACAATCTAATTAAACGTAATGCTGCATTGCTCGCTCGACGCATTTTCGTCACCTCAGCAAGGTGGAGAGGTCGAGGTGTTGAGCAATGCAATATTATCTTTCACTAGATTGTCTTTGGTACTCGCAGCAGACAATAAGGTTAAGGTCCGTCacatcaaatttcaaaaccgtgtcatcattattttttgtaaagAGTAATATTAGAGAAATTACAAACTACATAAAGCAAGAAACTAACATgttaccaatcacaaaaaaattatttattatattatttaaatgacaCCAATTATATTCTGGACAGAAtggtttataaaatttttgtagcACAATAAGGTATTCTAGAATTCTAACCAAACTTTTAGTCTcaattaaactataaaattgACTACTCACTCATATCATGAGCTCAGCACCATCACATCTTATTAATCGTTGTTATTACGCAGATCTATTAGGTGCTGATTATGTatcaccaaaaaagaagaaaactgtAATGAGTCAGACATACCAACCGAATGGGGTGCAATTATGCCAGACCAATTGGCTGAGAATAAACACTACAAAAAAGTCATTTATCACTTAATTTCAACTTTTTGCCAATATTCTATGCTCAACAAATTCTAGTAGTAATATTCTTGCTTTGAATTAGAACATAATTAGTCAGCATAGAAAAGTGAATTCATATAAATGTTTCGAAAGATTAGCAAAAGTCTCGTAAACCTTTTAAGTTGCTTTCGGTTTCTAAAAATTCTTAACCAAATGCACTTCGATAGTAATTACCATATAAACGGTATGCATCTAGCTCCACGCAATTCTTTATGTTTAagtttatttccaattttccagactcttcatttatttaattttattttctatatggTTGGTGTAATTTTGGACCCACCTAGTGCAAAATTCTTATGGCTCATAAGCAGGTTTACTTCGTGGTTATATGGGTCCGTCCCCAGTCCTTATCAACCTTGTGACTTGTGAgtaatcaatttattttttgagaaacaacctTATGAGTaatcattaatttgtttgtttgtttgtggttttttttttttttaatttaaattttaaatcttggtatttattttttattacctAATGTTCTTTTTGTTGGGGgagataattcaatagttgctAGTTGAGGGATGAGAGATTTGAACATTGAATATGTCTCCATTAGAAATATCATGATGTGTCAACCAATTGAATTACAAGACCATGACAATACATCTTGTAAGAATAATAGACTTCATATATTGCataaattaaaagtttatttcCCTACTTACAAGTCCTACCAATCTAATGCACACAGCATGAGTTATTGACTTGTTTCTAGGTAGAATTTGAAGTTCTATACCATGACATATTTAAATCTCAACAAAAATTAGAGCATACTACATGCCTAATTGCCTCATGAATCTtcacataaatttattattattatttttgttgataattcaGTAATTACAATGGTGTTAGAAACATCGAAATGTgctagttgagttacaagacttttgGCGAATatcatgtaaattttttgatatatcAGTTACAATTGGGAATGGAGAAATTTGAACCCTGAATGTCTTTATTAGAAATATGAGAAGATGTCAACTAGTTGGATTATAAAACTCTGGGTGCAAACCGTCATGAAATTATTGTATTGGTGCTTTCATATTCTATATTCTACATTTCTACTCCACATGACATGATAGATCATACTTATGGTTTGATATATATTAAACTTCAAACCAGCCAGTTGATGGGTTCCATCCTAACAACTATATGGTTGGTGCAGACAGCAACTCAGGCTCTCATATTTCTTCCTCTCCATCTTCCTTTTACTTCAAGATATAACTAATGAAAGCAACTCCTTCACCAATGAACCAATtccataaaaaaacaattaatcaTTTGAGTTCGCCTGTACCTATCATAGACCTTACTCTTTTTTGTAACCAATATGACCTTATCAACATTCAAATATAACTATTGGCCATCGTATACAATATAGTCTTCATTTCTCATTTCCTATAACAAGAACACCCACCCAAGTCAGTACTGACTCTGACTGCTATTTCCACTCCAAATTTTGTGATTCCAGTCCTTCTTCAGGgtgtggaaaaagaaaaaaaaatggggtcTTTGGAAAGGTCAAAGAAAAAAGTTCAACTATGGAAAAAAGCCGTAGTCCATTTTTCTTTGTGCTTTGTTATGGGGTTCTTCACAGGCTTTGCTCCAACGGGTAAAACTTCAATGTTCAATAACCATGTTGCCTCATCAAATAGATCAGAATCTTCACCACAGCCTATTGAAATGTTGCACCAAGCAACAAATATTAATAGAAGTTTGATAGCTGAAGCTCCGGTGACCATTCCTCAGAGGCATAAAGACTTGGAACACACATCACCACCAGAAGAATTAcgagtagaagaagaaaaacaaccCAAGCTGACACCAAGAAGATTTGTAATAATTGTCACGCCAACAAGCACAAAAGATGAGCGTCAAGGTGTTCTTCTAAGGAGGTTGGCTAATACTATAAGATTGGTTCCTCCACCATTGCTGTGGATTGTGGTGGAAGCTCAAAGGGATTCAAAGGAAGTGTCTGAAATCCTTAGGAAAACAGGTATCATGTACAGGCATTTGGTTTTCAAGGAGAATTTCACGGACCCAGAAGCTGAAATGGACCACCAAAGAAACATTGCGCTTAAACACATCGAACAACATAGGCTCAGTGGGATCGTACACTTTGCCGGGCTTTCCAATGTTTATGATATCGACTTCTTTGACCAGCTCAGAGATATTGAGTATGTAACGCTTTACTCTTCTCTTATCATTGGTTTAATTTGCAGTTCGCTATAAAGTATCATGTTATTTACTTTAATGTTCcttaaaactacaaaattttaacCGGTTTATTTcgatattaatattttatggaaaatgaatcattttccaaaaattatttttaaaaaattatattattttcttatgtttggtaGTAAATTTAAAATGAGTtggataattattttttaactttccttatttagtttcgagtaaaataaaaatggttttctaaaaaatttagcataaaGTAACTCTATTTTATGCCAAACTAAATAAGATAATTTAAggaataattttcttttgaccttttttttatactaccaaacacagaaaaaaaaaaaaaaaaatttccattgaaACAAATCTTATTACTCAATTAGCTAGTATCTCtagtattttgaaaagaaatatccAGAGTTCAAATTCTCCCCCaaatattgaattattaaataaaaatctaaaaatttttagaTCAACA
The DNA window shown above is from Quercus lobata isolate SW786 chromosome 7, ValleyOak3.0 Primary Assembly, whole genome shotgun sequence and carries:
- the LOC115951315 gene encoding probable beta-1,4-xylosyltransferase IRX9 — its product is MGSLERSKKKVQLWKKAVVHFSLCFVMGFFTGFAPTGKTSMFNNHVASSNRSESSPQPIEMLHQATNINRSLIAEAPVTIPQRHKDLEHTSPPEELRVEEEKQPKLTPRRFVIIVTPTSTKDERQGVLLRRLANTIRLVPPPLLWIVVEAQRDSKEVSEILRKTGIMYRHLVFKENFTDPEAEMDHQRNIALKHIEQHRLSGIVHFAGLSNVYDIDFFDQLRDIDVFGTWPIALLSANRNKVMIEGPVCDSSQVIGWHLKKMNNESDTRPPIHISSFGFNSSILWDPERWGRPSAGQKYSQNSMRFVKQVVLEDDTKLKGIPPDDCSKIMLWNLYFPSETSPINHLQTTALDGTQRK
- the LOC115953005 gene encoding elongation factor 1-alpha-like, with the protein product MGKEKVHISIVVIGHVDSGKSTTTGHLIYKLGGIDKRVIERFEKEAAEMNKRSFKYAWVLDKLKAERERGITIDIALWKFETTKYYCTVIDAPGHRDFIKNMITGTSQADCAVLIIDSTTGGFEAGISKDGQTREHALLAFTLGVKQMICCCNKMDATTPKYSKARYEEIVKEVSSYLKKVGYNPDKIPFVPISGFEGDNMIERSTNLDWYKGPTLLEALDLILEPKRPSDKPLRLPLQDVYKIGGIGTVPVGRVETGVLKPGIVVTFGPTGLTTEVKSVEMHHESLLEALPGDNVGFNVKNVAVKDLKRGFVASNSKDDPAKEAANFTAQVIIMNHPGQIGNGYAPVLDCHTSHIAVKFSEILTKIDRRSGKELEKEPKFLKNGDAGFVKMIPTKPMVVETFSEYPPLGRFAVRDMRQTVAVGVVKSVEKKDPSGAKVTKSAAKKK